GGCCAGGATTCTCCTCTTCGGCCTCGCCCCCGGGGCCCACGGCTCCAACCGCACGGGCCGTCCCTTCACCGGGGACGCCTCCGGGGCCTTCCTCTACCCCCTCCTCTACGAGGCCGGGCTTTCCAGCAAGCCGGAAAGCCAGCCCGGAGACGACCTAAGGCTCTATGGGGTCTACCTCACCGCCGCGGTGCGCTGCGCCCCACCGGAGAACCGGCCCAGCCGGGAGGAGCTAAGGGCCTGCGCCCGCTGGACAGACCTGGAGCTCTCCCTCCTCCCCGGGCTTAGGGTCTACCTGGCCCTGGGGCGGATCGCCCACGAGGCCCTCCTCGCCCACCTCGGGCTCGGTAAGGGAGCCTTCCCCTTCGCCCACGGGAGGGTTTACCCTCTGGAGGAGGGGCGCTACCTGTTGGACAGCTACCACGTCTCCCGGCAGAACACCCAGACGGGGAGGCTCACCCGCGGGATGTTTTTGGAGGTGCTCCTCGTGGCTAAGCGCCTCGCCGGGCTTTGAGCCAGGCGAGAAGCTCCCCATGGGAAAGGGCGTTCAGGACCCTTTCAGGCCCGATCCAGGCCCGCTGGGCCGTCCCCACGGCAAGCTCCATGAAGCGCAGATGGTCCGCCTGGTGGGCATCGGTGGAGAGGCTGATCCAAAGGCCCATCCCGTAGGCCATCCGGGCCAGGTCGTCTGGGAGGTCCATGCGCTCGTAGTAGCCGTCTATTTCCACCGCCACGCCCCGCTCCCGTGCCCTCCTGAAGACCGCTTCCCAGTCCGCCTCTATGGGGGCCCGGCGGCCTAAAAGCCTCGCCGTGGGGTGGGCGAGGACGTGCACGAAGGGGTTCTCCAGGGCCTTGAGGAGGCGCTTCGTCTGGTCCGCCTTGGGAAGGTTGAAGCGGGAGTGGACGGAGACCAAGACCAGGTCCAGCTCCCTTAGCACCCAGTCCGGATAGTCCAGGGTGCCGTCGGGGTGGATGTCCACCTCGGCCCCCGCCAGGAGGTAGGGGGGCCCGTGGGCCTCGTTGAAGCGGCGGATGGCCTCCACGCGCTTCAGGGCTTCTTCGGGGGAGGCTCCCCCCGCCACCCGCACCGCCGGGGAGTGGTCGGTGATGGCCAGGTACTGGTAGCCCAGGGCCCTCGCCGCCTCCCAGAGCTCC
Above is a genomic segment from Thermus islandicus DSM 21543 containing:
- a CDS encoding type-5 uracil-DNA glycosylase; translation: MDLEAFRQDLVACRLCPRLVAWREGVAGRKRAFRGEGYWARPVPGFGDPEARILLFGLAPGAHGSNRTGRPFTGDASGAFLYPLLYEAGLSSKPESQPGDDLRLYGVYLTAAVRCAPPENRPSREELRACARWTDLELSLLPGLRVYLALGRIAHEALLAHLGLGKGAFPFAHGRVYPLEEGRYLLDSYHVSRQNTQTGRLTRGMFLEVLLVAKRLAGL